In Desulfosediminicola ganghwensis, a single window of DNA contains:
- the nifS gene encoding cysteine desulfurase NifS yields the protein MSQKNEEVVYLDNNATTCVAPEVVEAMMPYLTQFYGNPSSMYNFGGQVGESLKIARKQVADLIGADPEEITFTSCGTESDSTAILSALQSFPEKRHIVTTRVEHPAVKNLCDTVDTLTGHKHRITRLKVDAEGMLDLDEYKAALGDDTAIVSVMWANNETGVIFPIEEMARIAKERGILFHTDAVQAVGKVPINLKELEVDFLSISGHKLHAPKGVGVLYVKRGTPYTPFLAGGHQEHGRRGGTENVASIVGLGKACELAAAKMEEENTRVKALRDKLEQGLLASIPNSMLNGHKTERLPNTANVSFEYVEGEAILLHMNRYKICASSGSACTSGSLEPSHVLRAMGVPFTAAHGSIRFSLSVYNTEAEVDFVLEKMPEIIESLRKMSPFWKGDQT from the coding sequence ATGAGCCAGAAAAACGAAGAAGTAGTCTATCTTGACAACAACGCCACAACGTGTGTTGCCCCTGAGGTTGTCGAGGCAATGATGCCGTACCTCACTCAGTTTTATGGCAATCCATCCAGCATGTACAATTTTGGCGGCCAGGTCGGTGAATCCCTGAAGATAGCCCGTAAGCAGGTGGCTGATCTGATTGGTGCAGATCCGGAGGAGATAACCTTCACCAGTTGTGGTACCGAAAGTGATTCAACAGCGATTCTCTCAGCTTTGCAGTCGTTTCCGGAGAAGCGTCATATTGTCACTACCAGGGTCGAGCATCCTGCAGTTAAGAATCTCTGCGATACAGTCGATACTCTCACCGGGCATAAACACCGTATCACCCGCCTCAAGGTAGATGCCGAAGGTATGCTGGATCTCGATGAGTACAAAGCTGCCTTAGGTGATGACACCGCAATCGTCAGTGTAATGTGGGCCAACAACGAGACCGGTGTTATTTTTCCAATTGAAGAGATGGCCCGTATTGCGAAGGAACGTGGTATTCTCTTTCACACCGATGCTGTTCAGGCGGTAGGCAAGGTGCCGATCAACCTGAAAGAGTTAGAGGTGGATTTTCTCTCCATTTCAGGACATAAGTTGCATGCACCCAAAGGTGTGGGCGTACTGTATGTAAAACGAGGTACACCATATACTCCATTTCTTGCTGGTGGACACCAGGAGCATGGACGACGTGGCGGTACCGAGAACGTGGCTTCCATCGTCGGTCTGGGTAAAGCATGTGAGCTTGCTGCTGCCAAGATGGAAGAAGAAAACACCAGGGTCAAGGCACTGCGTGACAAACTTGAGCAGGGACTTCTCGCATCTATTCCCAACTCAATGCTGAACGGGCATAAAACAGAAAGACTTCCCAATACCGCAAACGTAAGTTTTGAATATGTTGAGGGAGAGGCTATATTGCTGCATATGAACCGGTATAAAATCTGTGCCTCATCCGGGTCTGCATGTACCTCCGGGTCACTGGAACCATCCCATGTCCTCAGGGCGATGGGTGTTCCATTCACGGCGGCACATGGTTCTATCCGGTTTTCACTCAGCGTGTACAATACAGAGGCAGAAGTTGATTTCGTTCTGGAGAAGATGCCGGAGATCATTGAGTCTCTGCGCAAAATGTCCCCATTCTGGAAAGGTGATCAAACATGA
- a CDS encoding FAD-dependent thymidylate synthase — protein sequence MIIVEPSFEIQYDLDRQPIAVRLETCGRICYKSEDKITEESAVPFVKKIAAHGHNSVLEMAVATYNVVCHPDHVLEFHACQPKFFVTDRTDSGFIVTGSIRAFREMYGNYADNSVVSELVRDLAGRYQYLFEGVYLPAESLPPHEEISITKLSLDEVEDLPVNLLARHRFVGVKMITNRAVTHELVRHRPCSYLQESQRYCRYNQDKFGNQVTFIKPMFYEDGSPEYQLWKEAMEETEKLYLKLLENSTPQAARTVLPNSCKTEIITYCNLEEWKHIFSLRTSPAAEPSMREIMIPLEEEMRKRFPVL from the coding sequence ATGATAATCGTTGAGCCGTCATTTGAAATTCAATATGATCTGGACAGACAGCCTATCGCTGTACGATTGGAAACATGTGGGCGTATCTGCTACAAGAGTGAAGATAAAATCACCGAAGAGTCAGCTGTACCATTTGTAAAGAAGATCGCAGCGCATGGACATAATTCCGTGCTTGAGATGGCTGTAGCCACTTATAACGTGGTTTGTCATCCAGACCATGTGCTTGAATTTCATGCCTGCCAGCCAAAATTCTTTGTGACTGACAGGACGGATTCCGGATTTATTGTGACCGGATCGATTCGTGCTTTCCGTGAAATGTACGGCAACTATGCTGATAACAGTGTAGTGAGCGAACTGGTACGTGACCTTGCCGGACGCTACCAGTATCTGTTTGAGGGTGTTTATCTGCCGGCGGAGTCGTTGCCCCCACATGAGGAAATCAGCATTACCAAGCTGAGCCTTGATGAGGTGGAGGACCTGCCTGTAAATCTGCTTGCCCGTCATCGCTTTGTGGGGGTCAAAATGATCACTAACAGGGCAGTGACCCACGAACTTGTACGACATAGACCGTGTTCCTACTTGCAGGAGAGCCAGAGATATTGTCGCTATAATCAGGACAAATTCGGTAACCAGGTAACCTTCATTAAGCCTATGTTTTATGAGGATGGTTCCCCCGAATATCAGCTTTGGAAAGAGGCAATGGAGGAGACCGAAAAGCTCTATTTAAAGCTTCTCGAAAATTCGACTCCACAGGCAGCGCGAACTGTGCTCCCTAATTCCTGTAAGACAGAGATTATCACCTACTGTAATCTTGAAGAGTGGAAGCATATATTTTCATTGCGCACTTCTCCTGCGGCAGAGCCTTCAATGAGGGAGATAATGATCCCGCTCGAAGAAGAGATGCGAAAAAGGTTCCCTGTCCTGTAA
- the pilB gene encoding type IV-A pilus assembly ATPase PilB, which produces MRKTVKDQSGAGKIKIGELLSKAGYITPTQLEFAKKELQKSGGRLSTILRRLDYIDEDTVFNFLSRQHNYPPVVIKNEPPSKDVLGIMEYEKAKEYMAFPLRMAGNTLQVTMAEPSDSMAVEELQDFLGKELSVCVSTESDIVEAYKKYYKISDEEYNSFFDKSEEFEEEIEVTQVDDFGSILAEAADDFEIEKDEDDGLGDQFAASDAPIIKLVNGILIKAVQEGVSDIHVEPYEKTMQVRYRKDGSLFKSMNLPLSIKNALVARMKILAGLDITERRVPQDGRIKMRMGRNRSVDFRVSSLPTLFGESVVLRILDKGSLNVDLTMLGFEQSTFDMLRRCLSSPQGLLLVTGPTGSGKTVTLYSALNSLNSEDIKILTAEDPVEFNFKGINQVNVNTEVGMTFAAALKAFLRQDPDIIMVGEIRDMDTAEIAIKAAMTGHLVFSTLHTNDSAATIGRMIDIGIPPYMLASSVTMVLAQRLGRRLCNACKKVVSYDRDTLISAGFNEDDLDDLTIYGPTGCKECSGRGYKGRVGFFELMEVTDEVATAISSEVPEDQLRKIAVQEGMTPLRVAALHKVRDGITSLDEALKRTVAHKESLPAYLLNPDVEEYEDGDVIIREGNTDIDFFKLIRGALTVIKGGKKIAELTEPGEYFGEMAAISGEKRTATIVSQGRSTIKRYPGDKLDEVVDKYPEVTNHLFKSMAARLQKSNQIIVKLAGGGSRRPPSASPMRK; this is translated from the coding sequence ATGCGGAAAACGGTTAAAGATCAGTCTGGTGCAGGAAAAATAAAAATTGGTGAATTGTTGAGTAAGGCTGGCTACATCACGCCGACTCAGCTGGAATTTGCCAAAAAAGAGCTGCAGAAAAGCGGTGGCCGGCTGAGTACCATTCTGCGTCGCCTGGACTATATTGATGAAGATACCGTCTTCAATTTCTTAAGCCGTCAGCATAATTACCCCCCTGTAGTCATCAAGAACGAGCCTCCATCAAAGGATGTGCTCGGCATTATGGAATATGAAAAGGCCAAGGAATATATGGCCTTTCCTCTACGGATGGCTGGAAACACCCTCCAGGTCACGATGGCCGAGCCTTCCGACTCAATGGCGGTTGAGGAGCTTCAGGATTTTCTCGGAAAAGAACTTTCTGTGTGCGTATCAACTGAGTCGGATATTGTTGAGGCATATAAAAAGTACTACAAAATTTCCGATGAAGAGTATAACTCGTTCTTTGACAAGAGCGAGGAATTTGAAGAGGAAATTGAAGTAACTCAGGTTGATGACTTCGGTTCGATCCTGGCTGAAGCCGCTGATGATTTTGAGATAGAGAAGGATGAGGACGATGGTCTTGGCGATCAGTTTGCCGCTTCAGATGCACCAATTATCAAGCTGGTGAACGGAATTCTCATTAAGGCTGTTCAGGAAGGGGTTTCCGATATTCACGTGGAACCTTACGAAAAAACGATGCAGGTTCGATATCGTAAGGACGGCTCACTGTTTAAGTCCATGAACCTGCCGTTAAGTATCAAGAACGCCCTGGTTGCCCGCATGAAAATTCTAGCCGGGCTCGATATCACAGAAAGAAGAGTACCGCAGGACGGTCGAATCAAAATGCGGATGGGGCGAAACAGATCCGTCGATTTCCGTGTATCATCCCTGCCCACCCTGTTCGGTGAGTCTGTAGTTCTTCGTATTCTTGATAAAGGATCGCTGAATGTCGATCTGACCATGCTTGGTTTTGAACAGTCAACGTTTGATATGTTGAGGCGCTGTCTAAGCAGTCCTCAGGGCCTGCTTCTGGTTACCGGGCCAACGGGTTCAGGTAAGACAGTTACCCTCTATTCGGCATTGAATTCACTTAACAGTGAGGATATCAAGATCCTGACCGCAGAAGATCCGGTGGAATTCAACTTTAAGGGAATTAATCAGGTAAACGTCAATACCGAAGTCGGTATGACCTTTGCCGCTGCCTTGAAAGCTTTTCTCCGTCAGGATCCGGATATCATCATGGTTGGTGAGATTCGTGATATGGATACTGCAGAGATCGCCATTAAGGCTGCGATGACGGGCCATCTCGTTTTTTCCACCCTGCATACAAATGATAGTGCCGCGACAATAGGCCGTATGATCGATATCGGGATCCCCCCGTATATGCTGGCGTCATCTGTGACTATGGTGCTCGCTCAGCGATTGGGAAGACGGCTCTGTAATGCCTGCAAAAAAGTCGTAAGTTACGATAGGGACACACTCATTTCAGCAGGATTCAATGAAGATGATTTAGATGACCTTACAATTTATGGCCCCACAGGCTGCAAGGAATGCAGTGGTCGAGGTTATAAAGGTCGAGTTGGTTTCTTTGAGCTGATGGAGGTAACCGATGAGGTGGCCACGGCAATCAGTTCAGAAGTGCCTGAAGATCAGCTCAGAAAAATTGCTGTGCAGGAGGGCATGACACCATTACGGGTAGCTGCCTTGCATAAAGTTCGCGATGGAATTACCAGCCTTGATGAAGCTTTGAAGAGAACAGTAGCGCACAAGGAGAGTCTGCCAGCCTACCTGCTCAACCCGGATGTGGAAGAGTACGAGGATGGTGATGTCATAATCAGAGAGGGCAATACCGATATTGATTTTTTTAAATTAATACGAGGAGCGCTGACCGTAATAAAGGGTGGTAAAAAAATCGCTGAACTAACAGAGCCTGGCGAGTATTTCGGTGAGATGGCTGCAATATCAGGAGAAAAGAGAACTGCCACCATTGTTTCGCAGGGGCGTTCAACTATTAAGCGTTACCCTGGTGATAAATTGGATGAGGTGGTGGATAAATATCCTGAAGTCACAAACCATTTGTTCAAGTCCATGGCTGCTCGTCTGCAGAAATCCAATCAGATTATTGTCAAACTTGCCGGTGGCGGCTCCAGGAGACCACCATCCGCGTCCCCCATGAGAAAATAA
- a CDS encoding mitochondrial fission ELM1 family protein, with the protein MKVALFLEGSPGHEKQSLAIIQGLKRLVSVEVTEFRLPERTKWQRFFDIGRLFLGSNRGKVQGLDDFDLAIGTGSRTHVPLIACKNSYGIPIVTCMAPDRLLRGKFDLCCVPRHDQLEEKENILLTDGPPVLSAEKNIRREPDKGLILLGGIDESSHFWRGVELAEFIRNIVHEGKDIQWSISSSPRTPDDTVEILKGYSESQPNATFFDFKDTPRGWVEDQYAKSGVAWVTADSVSMIYEALTAGCRVGILPVPWKNARNKFQRSIDFLLLKGLVKVYSPAESTSLLSMAEQDFNEADRCAEEILRKIQPTG; encoded by the coding sequence ATGAAAGTCGCATTGTTCCTGGAGGGAAGTCCCGGACATGAGAAACAGAGTCTGGCAATAATCCAAGGGCTTAAGCGATTGGTTAGCGTGGAAGTTACTGAGTTCAGGCTCCCGGAACGTACAAAATGGCAGAGGTTTTTTGATATCGGCAGGCTTTTTCTCGGTAGTAATAGGGGGAAGGTACAAGGTCTCGATGATTTTGATCTGGCAATCGGGACCGGAAGCCGGACCCATGTCCCCCTGATCGCTTGCAAGAATTCCTACGGTATACCAATAGTTACCTGTATGGCTCCTGATAGGCTGTTGCGAGGGAAATTTGATCTATGCTGCGTGCCAAGGCATGATCAACTTGAGGAAAAGGAAAACATCCTGCTCACAGACGGACCTCCTGTTTTGTCGGCGGAAAAGAATATCCGGAGAGAACCCGATAAAGGATTGATCCTGCTGGGTGGGATAGATGAATCGAGTCATTTCTGGCGTGGAGTCGAATTAGCTGAATTTATCCGCAACATAGTTCATGAGGGGAAAGATATCCAATGGTCAATAAGCTCTTCCCCCAGAACTCCCGATGATACGGTTGAAATCCTGAAAGGTTATTCGGAATCACAGCCGAATGCGACCTTTTTTGACTTTAAAGATACCCCAAGGGGATGGGTTGAAGATCAATATGCAAAATCAGGAGTAGCCTGGGTAACAGCAGATTCAGTGTCCATGATCTATGAGGCTCTGACTGCAGGTTGCCGAGTGGGTATTCTGCCTGTTCCTTGGAAAAATGCCAGGAACAAATTCCAGAGGAGTATAGATTTTCTTCTTTTGAAGGGTTTGGTGAAGGTGTATTCACCTGCTGAGTCTACCTCCTTGTTATCTATGGCTGAACAGGATTTTAATGAAGCCGATCGATGTGCAGAAGAGATTTTAAGAAAAATTCAGCCGACAGGCTAG
- a CDS encoding glycosyltransferase family 4 protein has translation MLYDKLTVVQVLPEMDEGGVEIETLDQAVYLAEKGHRSIVISGGGRLVEKLERAGCHHLTWPGIGKKNLSCLKYIRQFRQFLLNEDVDIVHLRSRLPAWVCYYGWKSLPPSERPPLITTFHGFHSVNRYSEIMTRGERVVAVSKTIKDHIVDNYQTAIEKITIIYGGFDREQFAPDAVSSERLDNLRKTWGLQENDEPVIILPGRLTKLKGQDDFIDSLELIKHRNFKAFCIGEINETKAFVKEIRAKIHQYGLDERVKLVGHCDDMPAAMLLGDIIVSATSTRPEAFGKVAVEAMAMGRPVIATAHGGSLETIVDGETGWLVEPQNPNAMAQAIDTALRDGARRNRLGEAGRRRVLKYFTAERMCEGNLTLYRQMLAERDSRFKDKKLTVLQMLPELESGGVERGTLETGKHLVANGHRSLVVSGGGRLVDQLEQEGSQHFQMSVGKKSLSGLKYIPALRKLMREEGVDILHLRSRLPAWLGYLAWKSLPAAERPVLVTTFHGFYSVNAYSAIMTKGEIVIAVSESVKEHIREFYGDHIHVKPIFRGVAEEVFNPEVIPASRVEALRKDWGLDESKPVVMLPGRFSRWKGQDVFLRSLSRLSALDFQAVLVGDPNETPNYTEELNTIIAKHKLHDRVKMVGHCSDMAAAYLLSDIVVSASSSEPEAFGRVSIEAMAMGKPVIATAHGGSLETVVDGVTGWLIEPADFQALARALEKALTLEKPELEQFGGNGRKRVLQKFTTRSMCEQTVDVYYRCLQNRLEAKGIAAGRLGLSS, from the coding sequence ATGCTATATGATAAGCTGACCGTTGTGCAGGTGCTTCCCGAGATGGATGAAGGTGGTGTTGAGATTGAAACTCTTGATCAAGCAGTCTACCTGGCTGAAAAGGGCCATAGATCCATCGTTATTTCAGGAGGAGGGCGGCTCGTAGAGAAATTGGAGAGAGCGGGCTGTCATCACCTGACATGGCCTGGTATCGGCAAGAAAAATTTATCCTGTTTGAAATATATTCGTCAATTCCGTCAATTCCTTCTCAACGAAGACGTCGATATTGTCCATTTACGTTCACGTCTTCCTGCCTGGGTCTGCTATTACGGTTGGAAATCTCTTCCGCCAAGTGAACGCCCTCCATTAATTACCACCTTTCATGGTTTTCATTCGGTAAATCGATATTCAGAGATAATGACCAGGGGAGAGCGGGTAGTTGCTGTCTCCAAAACAATAAAGGACCATATTGTTGATAATTATCAGACAGCCATAGAAAAAATCACCATAATTTACGGTGGCTTTGATAGAGAACAATTCGCACCTGACGCCGTGAGTAGTGAACGTCTAGATAATCTTCGTAAAACATGGGGCTTGCAGGAAAATGACGAACCTGTAATTATACTGCCCGGCAGATTGACCAAGTTGAAAGGTCAAGATGATTTCATAGACAGTCTTGAGCTTATAAAGCACAGGAACTTTAAGGCTTTTTGTATAGGTGAAATCAACGAGACCAAGGCCTTTGTCAAAGAGATACGGGCGAAAATTCATCAATACGGTCTCGACGAACGAGTGAAGCTGGTTGGACATTGTGACGACATGCCCGCTGCAATGTTGCTTGGAGATATTATAGTATCAGCAACTTCCACTCGACCGGAAGCTTTTGGCAAGGTAGCAGTAGAGGCGATGGCGATGGGGCGACCGGTTATTGCTACTGCCCACGGAGGAAGTTTGGAAACCATAGTGGACGGAGAGACTGGCTGGCTGGTTGAGCCGCAGAACCCAAACGCTATGGCCCAGGCAATTGATACAGCATTGCGAGATGGAGCCCGTCGGAACAGGCTTGGCGAAGCCGGTAGGCGCAGAGTGCTGAAGTATTTTACGGCAGAAAGGATGTGTGAGGGAAATCTCACACTGTATAGGCAAATGCTTGCAGAAAGGGATTCACGTTTTAAAGATAAGAAATTGACAGTGCTTCAAATGTTGCCCGAGTTGGAAAGCGGTGGCGTTGAGCGGGGCACTTTGGAAACGGGCAAGCATTTGGTCGCAAATGGCCACCGTTCTCTGGTCGTATCCGGTGGTGGGCGATTGGTTGATCAGCTTGAACAGGAAGGTAGTCAACATTTTCAAATGAGTGTCGGGAAAAAGTCCTTAAGCGGTCTGAAGTATATCCCCGCTCTCAGAAAGTTGATGCGTGAGGAAGGTGTCGATATTCTCCATCTTCGCTCCAGGCTTCCTGCCTGGTTAGGTTATCTGGCCTGGAAGAGTCTGCCTGCAGCCGAGAGACCAGTTCTGGTTACTACCTTTCATGGTTTTTACTCGGTTAACGCCTATAGCGCTATAATGACCAAGGGTGAGATTGTAATAGCTGTCTCAGAGTCTGTGAAAGAACACATACGCGAGTTTTATGGCGATCATATTCACGTAAAACCGATTTTCAGAGGCGTGGCCGAAGAGGTCTTTAACCCTGAAGTGATACCTGCTTCCCGTGTTGAAGCATTGCGCAAAGATTGGGGACTTGATGAGAGCAAACCCGTCGTAATGTTGCCGGGTCGATTTTCCCGCTGGAAGGGGCAGGATGTATTTCTCAGGAGCCTTTCGCGGTTGAGTGCTCTTGATTTTCAGGCAGTCTTAGTGGGAGATCCGAATGAGACACCCAACTATACTGAAGAACTGAACACCATAATTGCCAAGCATAAATTGCATGATCGTGTGAAAATGGTCGGGCATTGCAGCGATATGGCTGCAGCGTATTTGCTTTCAGACATTGTAGTATCTGCGTCCTCAAGCGAGCCGGAAGCATTTGGTCGAGTCTCCATTGAGGCTATGGCCATGGGGAAGCCGGTTATCGCCACAGCCCATGGTGGCAGTCTTGAGACTGTTGTGGATGGTGTGACTGGCTGGCTTATTGAGCCGGCTGATTTTCAGGCTTTGGCAAGAGCCCTGGAAAAAGCACTCACCCTGGAAAAACCGGAATTGGAACAATTCGGTGGTAACGGCAGAAAGCGTGTGTTGCAAAAATTCACGACACGGTCGATGTGTGAACAGACTGTGGATGTTTATTACCGATGCCTGCAAAATAGATTGGAGGCAAAAGGTATTGCAGCAGGGCGCTTGGGACTCTCAAGCTAA
- a CDS encoding DUF4126 domain-containing protein: protein MDEYQTIIATIALTMGTAWASGINLYATLAMLGILGSTGNIALPEGLVVLQDPLVIMAACTMYAVEFFADKTPGIDTGWDTIHSFIRIPAGVILAAGAVGDVSPAFSIAAGILGGTVSATSHMLKAGSRVLINTSPEPFSNWTASVTEDVAVVGGLWAALHYPVTFLVLFVVFIFAGIWLLPKIWRGICLLIGKLKRFFSQDRSPDSNIQPEIKEIGRQ, encoded by the coding sequence ATGGACGAATACCAGACTATTATCGCAACCATCGCACTGACCATGGGAACAGCATGGGCCAGTGGAATTAACCTGTATGCTACCCTTGCCATGCTTGGAATACTTGGCTCTACAGGCAATATCGCACTTCCAGAAGGACTCGTCGTACTACAGGATCCTCTTGTTATAATGGCTGCCTGTACCATGTATGCTGTAGAGTTTTTTGCTGACAAAACTCCGGGAATAGATACCGGCTGGGATACCATCCACTCATTTATCCGCATACCTGCAGGAGTCATCCTGGCTGCCGGTGCTGTGGGAGATGTAAGCCCTGCCTTCTCTATCGCAGCGGGTATACTGGGGGGAACTGTTTCTGCCACCAGTCATATGCTGAAAGCTGGGTCCCGCGTCCTGATAAACACTTCTCCAGAACCATTTTCAAACTGGACAGCATCAGTTACAGAGGATGTCGCAGTAGTTGGAGGGCTTTGGGCCGCCTTACATTATCCGGTCACGTTTCTTGTACTGTTTGTCGTATTCATCTTTGCCGGAATATGGTTACTTCCAAAAATCTGGAGAGGTATCTGTCTGCTCATCGGCAAGTTGAAACGCTTCTTTTCCCAGGACCGTTCTCCTGATTCGAACATCCAGCCTGAAATCAAAGAGATCGGCAGACAGTAG
- the glgB gene encoding 1,4-alpha-glucan branching protein GlgB, which yields MINEHLERILYTGHHDPFKYLGVHFSKSDSELVVIRTFQPHADGVALLSGNRRKVLPRIHKEGLFEIQLKRDWFSDPHLDPYTYQFELLFSDGSSKRINDPYRFLPQLEETDRYLYNFGTNYRIYEHLGSHKAILSNISGTSFRVWAPNARSVSVIGDFNRWDGRVHPMRTLGASGIWELFLPGIGEGTLYKYLIRSQQDKLLEKADPFQFQGELRPNSASIVNYLNHHQWQDEKWVRQQHHSEPYDKPLAVYEVHLGSWKRDPEDHWRFLTYKELAAQLIPYVKKLGFTHIEVMPIMEHPLDESWGYQVTGPFSVTSRYGTPEEFMYFVDQCHQHNVGVILDWVPAHFPRDEHSLARFDGTALYEHEDPLKGAHPEWGTYIYNYGRREVSNYLISNALFWLDKFHIDGLRVDAVASMLYLDYARKDGEWLPNCYGGRENLEAIDFIRHVNSVVYDLYPNTLMIAEESTSFFGVSRPTNLGGLGFGFKWNMGWMNDMLNYFAKDPLFRKFHHNTLTFSLMYAFSENFLLPLSHDEVVHGKRSLLSKMPGDEWQKFANLRLLLFSMWTHPGKKLLFMGGEFGQINEWYCKTSLDWHLLEENVRHAKMLDFVSDLNTIYRNNPSLWQQDFQHEGFKWIDFEDRNNSVISFTRYAKENNDHLVCILNFTPQTYYEYQVGLPSGQKYRFLFCSDDTAYGGSGSYTKEMEIQPEPGPHGSAPFKTAITLPPLAGIILQPVANAQAEGVNDDNKAPD from the coding sequence ATGATAAATGAACATCTCGAACGTATCCTTTACACAGGTCACCACGATCCTTTTAAATATCTCGGGGTACACTTTTCTAAAAGTGATAGTGAGCTTGTTGTAATCCGTACCTTTCAGCCCCACGCCGATGGCGTCGCCCTTTTGAGCGGGAACAGGCGTAAGGTGCTGCCCAGAATACACAAGGAAGGGTTATTCGAAATTCAGCTGAAACGAGATTGGTTTTCAGATCCCCATCTGGACCCATATACCTACCAATTTGAACTACTTTTTTCGGATGGTTCAAGCAAAAGGATAAACGACCCCTACAGATTTCTCCCCCAGCTCGAAGAAACAGACAGGTATCTGTATAATTTTGGTACCAATTACCGTATTTATGAACATCTCGGCAGCCATAAGGCGATTCTTTCAAATATCAGCGGAACCTCTTTCAGAGTTTGGGCACCAAACGCCAGAAGTGTTTCCGTCATAGGAGACTTCAATCGTTGGGACGGCAGAGTACACCCCATGCGAACGCTCGGCGCTTCCGGCATTTGGGAACTGTTTTTGCCTGGGATCGGGGAGGGAACTCTTTACAAATATCTGATTCGCAGCCAACAAGATAAATTACTGGAGAAAGCTGATCCATTTCAATTTCAGGGTGAACTCCGTCCCAACAGCGCATCCATTGTCAATTATCTGAACCATCACCAATGGCAAGACGAAAAATGGGTGCGACAGCAGCATCATTCAGAGCCCTACGACAAGCCACTGGCTGTTTATGAGGTACATCTTGGTTCCTGGAAACGTGATCCAGAAGATCACTGGCGATTCCTCACGTATAAAGAGCTTGCCGCCCAACTCATCCCTTATGTGAAAAAACTCGGCTTTACCCACATTGAAGTCATGCCAATCATGGAGCATCCTCTTGATGAATCCTGGGGATATCAGGTCACCGGCCCCTTCAGTGTTACCAGCCGTTACGGCACCCCTGAAGAATTCATGTATTTTGTCGACCAGTGCCACCAGCACAACGTAGGTGTAATTCTCGATTGGGTACCAGCCCATTTTCCCCGTGACGAGCACAGTCTGGCCCGCTTTGACGGTACCGCACTCTATGAGCATGAAGACCCTTTAAAAGGCGCCCACCCTGAATGGGGCACCTATATTTACAATTATGGCAGAAGAGAGGTCAGTAATTACCTCATTTCCAACGCTCTGTTCTGGCTGGATAAGTTCCACATTGACGGGCTGCGGGTCGATGCGGTTGCCTCCATGCTCTACCTTGATTATGCACGAAAAGACGGAGAGTGGTTGCCAAACTGTTATGGAGGCAGGGAAAATCTCGAAGCTATTGATTTCATCCGCCACGTAAATTCTGTGGTGTATGATCTCTACCCAAACACCCTGATGATCGCTGAGGAATCTACAAGCTTCTTTGGTGTTTCCAGACCGACCAACTTGGGTGGGCTTGGCTTCGGTTTTAAATGGAATATGGGCTGGATGAACGATATGCTCAACTATTTCGCCAAGGATCCTCTCTTTCGGAAATTTCACCATAACACCCTCACATTTTCATTAATGTATGCCTTTTCCGAAAATTTTCTCTTGCCCTTGTCACACGACGAAGTTGTTCATGGTAAGCGCTCTCTGTTAAGTAAAATGCCGGGTGATGAATGGCAAAAATTTGCCAACCTCCGGCTCCTGCTTTTTTCAATGTGGACTCATCCTGGCAAAAAGTTACTGTTCATGGGTGGGGAATTCGGGCAAATTAATGAATGGTACTGTAAAACCAGCCTTGATTGGCACCTGCTTGAAGAAAATGTTCGTCATGCAAAAATGCTTGATTTTGTTTCAGATTTAAATACCATATATCGGAACAATCCCAGCCTTTGGCAACAGGATTTTCAGCACGAAGGATTCAAATGGATTGACTTTGAAGACCGTAACAACTCGGTAATCTCTTTTACCCGATATGCAAAGGAGAACAATGATCACCTCGTCTGCATACTGAACTTTACGCCCCAGACCTATTATGAATACCAGGTGGGCTTGCCAAGCGGACAGAAATATCGATTCCTTTTTTGTTCTGACGATACTGCATATGGAGGAAGCGGTTCGTATACTAAAGAAATGGAGATTCAGCCTGAACCTGGCCCCCACGGCTCAGCACCTTTTAAAACTGCTATTACCCTTCCCCCCCTTGCAGGAATTATTTTACAGCCTGTTGCCAACGCACAGGCTGAAGGAGTAAACGATGACAACAAAGCGCCCGACTGA